Below is a genomic region from bacterium.
ATGAATTAAACGACATTCTCGGCAAGCCGTTTCCTGTTCTTGATGACGGTTTTATAAGAGTCATTGACTACATGGGGTCTGACTCCGCGGTTGTACAAGCTGCACGTGTTTCGTATGGTGAAGGCACAAAAAAAATCCGCCAGGACAGAGGCCTGATAAGATATTTAATGAGGCATCTGCACACATCTCCATTTGAGATGTGTGAGATAAAGCTGCACATTCGTGTCCCAATGGACACCTGGCGCCAGTGGATAAGACACAGGACTGCAAATGTAAATGAATACTCAACCCGTTATTCAATTGCAATTGATTCCTCTCTCCATACTGAGCCTGATAAATGGAGAATACAGGCAAAAAACAACAGGCAGGGCTCAAGCGGTTATTTTGATAAAGAAACAGGAAAAGGGTTTTCAGAAAAAGAGAGAGAACTTCAAACTCTTGCGAGAGATATCTATAATCAGCGCATTGACAATGGTGTTGCAAGAGAGCAGGCAAGAAAAGACCTCCCTCTGTGCACATACACTGAAGCATACTGGAAAATTGACCTGAATAATCTTCTACACTTTCTTGCGCTCAGAATGGAAAAAAATGCACAATTTGAAATTCGTGAATACGCAAACACTATAGGAAAGGAGATTGTTGCAAGGTGGTGCCCCCTGACGTGGGAAGCCTTTCTGGACTACAGAATGAACAGCGCAACTCTTTCCGGAAATGAACTGGCTATTGTAAATGCTATAAACTCAAATAATCCACAAAAAGCAATTAAGATTGCAGATAATCTCGGATGGCTTCCTGATAGTGACAATAAAGTAAAAAATGATCTTGAACGCTCTGAATGTGAAGAGAAACTTATACGCCTGGGGCTGAATCCTCCGTG
It encodes:
- a CDS encoding FAD-dependent thymidylate synthase, producing MNKKPEKIERIEINELNDILGKPFPVLDDGFIRVIDYMGSDSAVVQAARVSYGEGTKKIRQDRGLIRYLMRHLHTSPFEMCEIKLHIRVPMDTWRQWIRHRTANVNEYSTRYSIAIDSSLHTEPDKWRIQAKNNRQGSSGYFDKETGKGFSEKERELQTLARDIYNQRIDNGVAREQARKDLPLCTYTEAYWKIDLNNLLHFLALRMEKNAQFEIREYANTIGKEIVARWCPLTWEAFLDYRMNSATLSGNELAIVNAINSNNPQKAIKIADNLGWLPDSDNKVKNDLERSECEEKLIRLGLNPPWEEMFKD